The window GCGAGGAGGGCCTGCGGGAGACCTACGCGGGCGTCTGGCAGGGGCTGACGCACGACGAGATCATCGCCCGGTACGGCGAGGAGTACGCCGCCTGGAAGCGCGGCGAGCCGGTCCGCCGCGGCGGCGGCGAGCTGGAGACCGAGGTCGCCGACCGCGCCGCCCCCGTCGTGCTCCGGCACGCCGAGAAGCTGCCCGAGGACGGCACCCTCGTGGTCGTCAGTCACGGCGGCACCATCCGCACCACCATCGGCCGGTTCCTCGGTCTGGAGCCACAGCACTGGGAGAGCCTGGGCGGCCTCTCCAACTGCTGCTGGTCCGTGCTCGGGGAGGGCGCCCGCGGCTGGCGCCTGC of the Streptomyces sp. 1222.5 genome contains:
- a CDS encoding histidine phosphatase family protein: MSATGEVTDRKGRGRRVILWRHGQTSWNVERRFQGSTDVELTETGIGQARRAARLLASLGPDAIVASDLKRAADTAAELAALTDLDITREEGLRETYAGVWQGLTHDEIIARYGEEYAAWKRGEPVRRGGGELETEVADRAAPVVLRHAEKLPEDGTLVVVSHGGTIRTTIGRFLGLEPQHWESLGGLSNCCWSVLGEGARGWRLLEHNAGTLPEPVLGDDD